The following proteins are co-located in the Pseudomonas synxantha genome:
- a CDS encoding TetR/AcrR family transcriptional regulator: protein MSGGRLAAVPASPWPGETDDDVSTRQLLRQVAQELFAEQGFQAVSLRQLAVAMGMQVGSLYNHIDSKQVLLFELIQDHESELLALLCKDLVRRAEGLPQLEAYVRLYLQFNCLHDQRHTLARLEFRSLAPEQQHSIKLLRQTHVDLLEDLLRRCALPARECGTIALGMRALLDGVVAGYPVGGRPPLGNLAALFSRMVMSGLSQPQA, encoded by the coding sequence ATGAGCGGCGGGCGCCTGGCCGCCGTGCCCGCATCGCCATGGCCTGGCGAAACCGACGATGACGTGAGCACCCGTCAGTTGTTGCGCCAGGTGGCACAGGAGCTGTTCGCCGAGCAGGGTTTCCAGGCGGTCAGCCTGCGCCAACTGGCGGTGGCAATGGGCATGCAAGTGGGCTCGCTGTACAACCACATCGACAGCAAGCAGGTATTACTGTTCGAGCTGATCCAGGACCATGAAAGCGAGCTGTTGGCGCTGCTGTGCAAAGACCTCGTGCGCCGCGCCGAAGGCCTGCCGCAACTGGAGGCCTACGTGCGCCTGTATTTGCAGTTCAACTGCCTGCACGACCAGCGCCATACCCTCGCCCGCCTGGAATTTCGCAGCCTGGCACCCGAGCAGCAACACAGCATCAAGCTGTTGCGCCAAACCCATGTCGATCTGCTGGAAGACCTGCTGCGCCGCTGTGCCCTGCCCGCCAGGGAATGCGGCACCATCGCGCTCGGCATGCGCGCCCTGCTCGACGGCGTGGTGGCCGGCTACCCCGTGGGAGGACGGCCACCGCTGGGTAACCTGGCGGCGCTGTTCAGCCGCATGGTGATGAGCGGGTTGAGCCAACCCCAGGCCTGA
- the panC gene encoding pantoate--beta-alanine ligase: MLTVNNIVALRAHTARARGVQKSIALVATMGNLHEGHIELIRRARQCADYVVASIFVNPLQFGPNEDFATYPRTLEADRQKLEDAGCDLLFCPSVEAMYPNGQAAQARISVPGVSWGLCGGSRPGHFDGMATIVCKLLNMVQPDSALFGEKDYQQLAVIRAMVSGLDMPVRIIAVPTCRASDGLALSSRNGYLTEQERRQAPLLYGYLQRVAAAIESAGHVDPHLMDDFAQRICQAGFELEYLEVRNAFNLSPRLEDATRLAVLLAARLGKTRLIDNVTVELVDNA, translated from the coding sequence ATGTTGACAGTGAACAACATCGTCGCGCTTCGCGCCCACACCGCGCGCGCGCGCGGCGTGCAGAAATCTATTGCCCTGGTGGCGACCATGGGCAACCTGCACGAGGGGCACATCGAGCTGATTCGCAGGGCCAGGCAATGCGCCGACTATGTAGTGGCGAGCATTTTCGTCAACCCCTTGCAGTTCGGTCCCAACGAGGATTTCGCTACGTATCCGCGCACCCTGGAGGCTGATCGGCAAAAGCTCGAGGATGCAGGCTGCGATCTGCTGTTCTGTCCGTCGGTTGAAGCAATGTACCCCAATGGCCAAGCGGCCCAGGCGCGTATCAGCGTGCCGGGTGTGTCGTGGGGGCTCTGTGGTGGGTCCCGTCCTGGGCACTTCGATGGGATGGCGACCATTGTCTGCAAGCTGCTGAATATGGTTCAGCCCGACAGCGCGTTGTTTGGCGAAAAGGACTATCAGCAGTTGGCGGTGATTCGCGCCATGGTCAGTGGTCTGGATATGCCGGTCAGGATTATTGCTGTGCCGACCTGTCGTGCGAGTGATGGGTTGGCCCTGTCGTCGCGTAACGGTTATCTGACGGAACAGGAACGCAGGCAGGCGCCGCTGCTGTATGGCTACCTGCAGCGGGTCGCAGCCGCCATCGAGAGTGCCGGGCATGTCGACCCGCACCTGATGGATGACTTTGCCCAACGCATTTGCCAAGCCGGTTTTGAGCTTGAGTACCTTGAAGTGCGCAATGCATTCAACCTGAGCCCCAGGCTTGAAGACGCTACTCGGTTGGCCGTGTTACTGGCCGCGCGGCTGGGGAAAACGCGCCTGATCGATAATGTGACGGTGGAGTTGGTCGATAACGCCTGA
- the folE gene encoding GTP cyclohydrolase I FolE, producing MNEELARHYREIIQGIGEDPRREGLLDTPKRAAKAMQYLCHGYQQSLAQVVNDALFESDNDEMVIVRDIELYSLCEHHLLPFIGKAHVAYMPTGKVLGLSKVARIVDMYARRLQIQENLTRQIAEGIAHVTGAAGVAVVIEAKHMCMMMRGVEKQNSVMTTSVMLGAFRESFNTRQEFLQLIRNH from the coding sequence ATGAACGAAGAACTGGCCCGGCATTACCGCGAGATTATCCAGGGTATCGGTGAAGACCCGCGGCGCGAAGGCTTGCTGGACACCCCCAAGCGCGCGGCGAAAGCCATGCAGTATTTGTGTCACGGCTACCAGCAGAGCCTGGCGCAAGTGGTCAACGACGCGCTGTTTGAATCGGATAACGATGAGATGGTGATCGTGCGGGATATTGAGCTGTACTCCCTGTGCGAGCACCACCTGCTGCCATTCATTGGCAAGGCCCACGTCGCCTACATGCCCACCGGCAAGGTCCTCGGTTTGTCCAAGGTGGCGCGCATTGTCGACATGTATGCCCGCCGCTTGCAGATCCAGGAAAACCTCACCCGGCAAATCGCCGAGGGCATTGCCCACGTCACTGGCGCCGCCGGGGTGGCCGTGGTGATCGAAGCCAAGCACATGTGCATGATGATGCGCGGCGTCGAGAAGCAAAACTCGGTGATGACCACGTCGGTGATGCTGGGTGCGTTTCGCGAGTCGTTCAACACGCGCCAGGAGTTCCTGCAGTTGATCCGCAACCATTGA
- a CDS encoding CoA transferase — translation MLQGIRVISLCSGIAGSAAGLQLSEAGAQVIMVEPVVNPARDQPVLFAVLNRGKRSVVLDLEAAVGLEQLQQLLSDADVLLHDFTPDVAKAHGLADALLTAAFPRLVISSISGWPRRHALANALSRETLILARLGLLDEQPGHRSGPVFVRIPFANWLAGWLCVVGVMARLLARDRDGRGGLAHTSLAQAALVPMTMHWSRAQTPTPAFAKGLDKHIPIPLHQCADGRWLHVHYSPDKAPWMATALAALGEVEVARLNALWPPSHVAPNFGANKAVIATRPAQDWVEHFWQHDVAAQIAAPFGDIYFDEQARLNGYVVQVEDEQLGTTWQPGRAWQVQPLPPIGTGAPRANEAGAGLPEFPALAPIALAAEGAAPLPPLHGLKVLDLGAYLAGPFACMLLADLGAEVIKVEAPKGDAMRRLERVFSGTQRGKLGVALQLGDTHTRPAVEALVRWADVVHHNMRLPAARKLKVDYASLKTINPQLLYCHVSAYGPTGPRADWPGFDQLMQAACGWEVAQGGEGQAPMWLRFGVGDFFAGLSSLYALLLGLYQRNRSGTGQMVNASLLGATLLTMSEVVVRADGSLTPFEPMDGQQTGLADNHRLYLCRDAWIAVAALTPDEVQRFHALVGDAPHDWCDRQPRDAALAALAEAQVPAEAVLEAQREAFLDNPEHAAAGLHAHTDHAEYGQLQQIGEFWDFGDLPLALSRPPPALGQHTRQVLQGLGFADDELQRLAADGWLTLQQP, via the coding sequence GTGCTTCAAGGAATTCGCGTTATCAGCCTGTGTTCCGGCATTGCCGGCTCAGCGGCTGGCCTGCAACTGAGTGAGGCCGGAGCGCAGGTGATAATGGTCGAGCCAGTTGTTAACCCGGCCCGAGACCAGCCTGTGCTGTTTGCGGTACTCAACCGGGGCAAACGCAGCGTCGTTCTCGACCTCGAAGCGGCTGTCGGCCTTGAACAGCTGCAACAACTGCTCAGCGATGCGGATGTGTTGCTGCATGACTTCACGCCGGACGTGGCAAAGGCCCACGGTCTGGCGGACGCCTTACTCACGGCGGCGTTTCCCCGCTTGGTGATTTCATCCATCAGCGGCTGGCCCCGGCGTCACGCGCTGGCAAACGCCTTGTCGCGGGAAACCTTGATATTGGCGCGTCTGGGGTTGCTGGACGAGCAGCCCGGTCACCGATCTGGCCCGGTGTTCGTGCGCATACCCTTTGCCAACTGGCTGGCGGGCTGGCTCTGTGTCGTCGGGGTGATGGCGCGCCTGCTTGCCCGCGACCGTGATGGCCGGGGCGGGCTCGCCCACACCAGCCTGGCGCAAGCCGCACTAGTACCGATGACCATGCATTGGAGCCGCGCACAAACGCCTACCCCGGCGTTTGCCAAAGGCCTGGACAAACACATTCCCATTCCCCTGCATCAATGCGCCGACGGTCGCTGGCTGCATGTGCACTATTCACCGGACAAGGCACCGTGGATGGCTACCGCGCTCGCCGCGTTGGGAGAGGTCGAGGTAGCCCGGCTGAACGCGCTGTGGCCACCCAGTCATGTAGCACCGAACTTCGGTGCGAACAAGGCCGTGATCGCCACGCGCCCTGCACAGGATTGGGTCGAGCACTTCTGGCAGCACGATGTGGCAGCGCAAATCGCGGCGCCGTTTGGCGATATTTATTTCGACGAGCAAGCCCGTCTCAATGGCTACGTGGTGCAGGTCGAGGATGAGCAGTTAGGCACGACTTGGCAGCCTGGACGCGCCTGGCAAGTGCAGCCCCTACCGCCCATCGGTACTGGTGCGCCACGGGCCAACGAAGCCGGGGCCGGGCTACCCGAATTCCCTGCGCTCGCCCCTATAGCGCTAGCCGCTGAGGGGGCGGCACCATTGCCGCCACTGCACGGCTTGAAGGTACTCGACCTGGGCGCTTATCTGGCTGGACCGTTTGCCTGCATGTTATTGGCCGACCTCGGGGCCGAAGTGATCAAGGTCGAGGCGCCCAAGGGCGACGCCATGCGACGCCTGGAACGCGTATTCAGCGGTACCCAGCGCGGCAAGCTGGGTGTGGCGCTGCAATTGGGCGATACGCACACCCGGCCGGCGGTGGAGGCGCTGGTGCGCTGGGCGGATGTGGTCCACCACAACATGCGCCTGCCGGCAGCGCGCAAGCTCAAGGTCGATTACGCCTCGCTCAAGACGATCAACCCGCAGTTGCTGTATTGCCACGTCAGCGCCTATGGACCCACCGGGCCGCGTGCCGACTGGCCGGGGTTTGATCAATTGATGCAAGCCGCGTGCGGCTGGGAGGTCGCGCAGGGCGGCGAGGGGCAGGCACCCATGTGGCTGCGCTTTGGCGTCGGGGATTTCTTCGCCGGCCTGTCCTCGCTGTACGCCTTGCTGCTGGGGCTGTATCAACGCAATCGCAGTGGCACCGGGCAAATGGTCAACGCCTCTTTACTGGGTGCCACGTTGCTCACCATGAGTGAAGTGGTGGTACGTGCAGACGGCAGCCTCACACCGTTCGAACCGATGGACGGGCAACAGACCGGCCTGGCGGACAACCATCGCTTATACCTCTGCCGCGATGCATGGATCGCCGTCGCGGCCCTGACCCCTGATGAAGTGCAGCGTTTTCACGCGCTGGTGGGCGATGCGCCTCACGACTGGTGCGACCGCCAACCGCGTGATGCGGCATTGGCGGCACTGGCAGAGGCGCAGGTGCCCGCCGAAGCGGTGCTGGAGGCACAGCGCGAGGCTTTTCTCGACAACCCCGAGCACGCCGCGGCCGGCCTGCACGCTCACACTGACCACGCGGAGTATGGCCAGCTGCAACAGATCGGCGAGTTCTGGGACTTCGGTGACCTGCCCCTGGCGTTGTCGCGTCCGCCGCCGGCGCTGGGCCAACACACGCGGCAAGTCCTGCAGGGGCTGGGTTTTGCCGATGACGAACTGCAGCGATTGGCCGCCGATGGCTGGTTGACGCTGCAGCAACCCTGA
- a CDS encoding acyl-CoA dehydrogenase family protein, whose product MAWDFQTDPEIQAELDWIEQFVREEVEPLDHVLGSPWNIHDPLFQQLVKPLQARVKARKLWACHLGPELGGAGYGQVRLALINEILGRSLFGPIVFGCQAPDSGNSEILAHFGTPQQKQCYLQPLLAGDIVSCFAMTEPQGGADPAVFTTDAVREGDDWLLNGQKWFASNARYAAFYIVMAVTDKSVSVYNGMSMFIVPADTPGVSIIRNVGIADDPAATHAYLSFDNVRVPASAMLGAPGQAFVVAQVRLGGGRVHHAMRVIGQAQKALDALCERALSRKTQGSRLADKQLVQEKIADSWIELEQFRLLVMRTAWRIDQYQDYQRVRKDIAAVKAAMPKVLHDIAARALHVHGSLGVSDEMPFTGYIVRSFQMGLADGPTEVHKITVAKQLLRDYHACDEVFPAYHRPTAAARAREKYADVLAHFDEPQA is encoded by the coding sequence ATGGCCTGGGACTTCCAGACAGACCCCGAGATTCAAGCTGAACTGGACTGGATCGAGCAGTTCGTGCGTGAAGAGGTCGAGCCCCTCGACCATGTGTTGGGCAGCCCATGGAATATCCATGACCCGCTGTTCCAGCAACTGGTCAAGCCGTTGCAGGCGCGGGTCAAGGCGCGCAAGTTGTGGGCCTGCCACCTGGGGCCAGAGCTGGGCGGTGCGGGCTATGGCCAGGTGCGGCTGGCGCTGATCAATGAAATTCTCGGGCGTTCGCTGTTCGGCCCCATCGTGTTCGGTTGCCAGGCACCGGACTCGGGCAACAGTGAAATCCTTGCGCATTTCGGCACGCCGCAGCAAAAGCAGTGTTACCTGCAACCGCTGCTTGCGGGGGATATCGTGTCCTGCTTCGCCATGACCGAACCCCAGGGCGGCGCCGACCCTGCGGTCTTCACCACCGACGCGGTGCGCGAGGGCGATGACTGGTTGCTCAACGGCCAGAAGTGGTTCGCCTCCAACGCGCGCTACGCGGCGTTCTACATCGTGATGGCGGTCACCGACAAAAGTGTCTCGGTGTACAACGGCATGTCGATGTTTATCGTGCCCGCCGATACGCCAGGGGTGAGCATCATCCGCAACGTCGGCATCGCCGATGACCCGGCGGCCACCCATGCCTACCTGTCTTTCGACAATGTGCGTGTACCCGCCAGCGCCATGCTCGGCGCGCCGGGGCAGGCGTTTGTGGTGGCCCAGGTGCGCCTGGGCGGCGGCCGGGTGCACCACGCCATGCGCGTGATCGGCCAGGCCCAGAAGGCCCTGGATGCGTTGTGCGAACGCGCCTTGTCGCGCAAAACCCAGGGCAGTCGCCTGGCCGACAAGCAACTCGTCCAGGAAAAGATCGCCGACTCCTGGATCGAGCTTGAGCAATTCCGCTTGCTGGTGATGCGCACCGCCTGGCGAATCGACCAGTACCAGGATTACCAACGGGTGCGCAAAGACATCGCCGCCGTCAAGGCCGCCATGCCCAAGGTGCTGCATGACATTGCCGCACGCGCCTTGCATGTGCACGGTTCGCTGGGGGTCAGCGACGAAATGCCGTTTACCGGCTACATCGTTCGCTCATTCCAGATGGGGCTGGCGGATGGGCCTACCGAGGTGCACAAAATCACCGTCGCCAAACAGCTGCTGCGCGACTACCACGCCTGTGACGAGGTGTTCCCCGCCTACCATCGGCCGACCGCTGCCGCCCGTGCCAGGGAAAAATATGCCGACGTATTGGCACACTTCGACGAGCCGCAGGCATGA
- a CDS encoding phosphotransferase family protein has translation MNDWQALVEPDRLARWMDDCGLEHGPIEAARVLAGGTQNLLLHFRRGAREFVLRCPSRELREVGNTTIKREARLLQALAGSAVPHAGLIAACDNPDVLGASFYLMEPVQGFNPNNVAGLPPLQASDPQLRRRMGLAMVDALLRLGEVDYHAVGLADFGRPAGFRQRQVARWLAHLDSVKGYADWPGASELPGLDRVAAWLNAHCPQQFEAGILHGDFHLSNVMFRHDSAELAAVVDWELATVGDPLLDLAWLVVTWPDADGFGAGTIEVHPWAGFCSTDELVAHYRAGSSRSLADFTWYLVLAGFKLGIFLEVSYARACAGKAPMATGEKHHASALRLLATALQRIDQ, from the coding sequence ATGAACGACTGGCAGGCGTTGGTCGAGCCGGATCGCCTGGCGCGCTGGATGGATGACTGCGGCCTGGAGCACGGTCCGATCGAGGCTGCGCGGGTCCTGGCCGGCGGTACGCAAAACCTGCTGCTGCACTTTCGCCGTGGTGCGCGTGAGTTCGTGTTGCGCTGCCCATCGCGGGAACTGCGCGAGGTCGGCAACACCACCATCAAGCGCGAGGCCCGGCTGCTGCAGGCGTTGGCGGGTTCAGCGGTGCCGCATGCCGGGCTGATTGCTGCGTGCGATAACCCGGATGTGCTGGGGGCGAGTTTCTACCTGATGGAGCCGGTGCAAGGCTTCAACCCCAACAACGTCGCTGGCCTGCCGCCCCTGCAGGCCAGCGACCCCCAGCTGCGTCGGCGTATGGGGCTGGCCATGGTGGACGCGCTGCTGCGCCTGGGCGAAGTCGATTACCACGCGGTCGGGCTGGCGGATTTTGGCCGCCCCGCAGGTTTCCGTCAGCGTCAGGTGGCACGGTGGCTGGCGCACCTCGACAGCGTCAAGGGTTATGCCGATTGGCCGGGCGCCAGCGAGTTGCCTGGCCTGGATCGGGTGGCAGCGTGGCTCAACGCACACTGCCCGCAACAGTTTGAGGCCGGCATCCTGCATGGCGACTTTCACCTCTCCAATGTGATGTTCCGCCACGACAGTGCCGAGCTGGCGGCCGTGGTCGATTGGGAGTTGGCCACCGTTGGCGACCCCTTGCTCGACCTGGCTTGGCTGGTGGTTACCTGGCCCGACGCCGATGGTTTCGGCGCCGGCACGATTGAGGTGCACCCCTGGGCGGGCTTTTGCAGCACGGATGAGCTGGTCGCCCACTACCGCGCCGGCAGCTCGCGCTCGCTGGCCGACTTCACCTGGTACCTGGTATTGGCCGGGTTCAAGCTCGGCATCTTTCTGGAAGTCAGTTATGCCCGTGCCTGCGCCGGCAAGGCGCCGATGGCCACTGGCGAAAAACACCATGCTTCGGCGTTACGCTTGTTGGCGACGGCGTTGCAGCGCATCGATCAATAA
- a CDS encoding SDR family NAD(P)-dependent oxidoreductase gives MQLAGKRIIVTGGGRGIGAAMVQAFVDEGAHVVSLDLGQSADLAGADGGWSTSRTCDIADRHSVDAAFEWADQQLDGLDVLMHAAGIAPNARAEAISLDEWEQVFAVNTRGTFLTNRAAYERLKHAGGRIINFASAAGVVGQPGKAHYAASKGAVLAWTRTVAREWGPLGITVNAIAPAMWTPMYEATRASMSGEQLAQHDAFMAGQLPLGGRLGDPARDLAPVLVFLAGEGSRFVTGQTLMIDGGMVMLS, from the coding sequence ATGCAACTGGCAGGCAAACGCATCATCGTCACGGGGGGCGGCCGAGGTATCGGCGCCGCCATGGTCCAGGCCTTCGTTGATGAAGGCGCCCATGTGGTCAGCCTCGATCTCGGCCAATCGGCAGACCTTGCGGGGGCCGATGGCGGTTGGTCGACAAGCCGCACCTGCGATATCGCCGACCGGCACTCGGTGGATGCCGCCTTCGAGTGGGCCGACCAGCAGCTGGACGGGCTTGACGTACTGATGCACGCAGCCGGGATCGCCCCCAATGCGCGTGCCGAGGCGATCAGCCTGGATGAATGGGAGCAGGTCTTTGCGGTGAATACCCGTGGCACCTTCCTCACCAACCGCGCGGCCTATGAACGGCTCAAGCATGCAGGCGGGCGCATCATCAATTTTGCCTCGGCCGCCGGCGTGGTCGGCCAGCCCGGCAAGGCTCACTACGCGGCGAGCAAAGGTGCGGTACTGGCCTGGACCCGCACCGTGGCCCGCGAGTGGGGCCCGCTCGGTATCACGGTCAACGCGATTGCCCCGGCAATGTGGACGCCGATGTACGAGGCAACCCGCGCCAGCATGAGTGGCGAGCAGTTGGCGCAGCATGACGCGTTCATGGCCGGGCAGTTGCCATTGGGCGGCCGCCTGGGTGACCCCGCCCGCGATCTCGCGCCGGTGCTGGTGTTCCTGGCGGGGGAGGGCTCGCGTTTTGTCACCGGGCAGACCCTGATGATCGATGGCGGGATGGTGATGCTCAGTTGA
- a CDS encoding SDR family NAD(P)-dependent oxidoreductase — MDELDFNDKTVLVVGGSSGIGNSIAQNFRRRGAQVHVWGTRANAAAYADSADSDLEGLHYARVNVADADLIEATRVPFARLDVLVLAQGTVLYDRQEFLTEGFKHVLDVNLTSVMVCAQKFYPLLKDAKGALIVVSSAAAFHSTRGNPAYNASKTGAFGLTRTLAEAWARDGIRVNGIAPGLVETKLTQVTTANPKRLESALRGIPLGRLGTPQDMANVALFLASPLAGYLLGQTLLVDGGMLLA; from the coding sequence ATGGACGAGTTGGACTTCAACGACAAAACCGTGCTGGTGGTGGGCGGCTCCAGCGGTATAGGCAACAGCATCGCGCAGAACTTTCGCCGACGCGGAGCCCAGGTGCACGTGTGGGGTACGCGGGCGAATGCCGCCGCCTACGCGGACTCGGCGGATTCGGACCTCGAAGGCTTGCACTACGCCCGGGTCAACGTGGCCGATGCCGACCTGATCGAAGCGACCCGGGTGCCGTTTGCGCGGCTGGATGTGCTGGTACTGGCCCAGGGCACGGTGCTCTATGACCGCCAGGAGTTTCTCACCGAAGGCTTCAAGCATGTGCTGGATGTCAACCTCACCAGCGTGATGGTCTGCGCGCAGAAATTTTACCCGCTGCTCAAGGACGCAAAGGGCGCGTTGATCGTTGTCAGCTCGGCGGCGGCGTTCCATTCCACCCGGGGTAACCCAGCCTATAACGCCTCCAAGACCGGCGCTTTCGGCCTTACGCGCACCCTGGCCGAAGCGTGGGCGCGGGACGGTATCCGGGTCAACGGCATTGCGCCTGGCCTGGTGGAGACCAAGCTGACCCAGGTCACCACCGCCAACCCCAAACGCCTTGAAAGCGCGTTGCGCGGCATCCCTCTGGGGCGCCTGGGCACACCGCAGGACATGGCCAATGTGGCGCTGTTCCTGGCCTCGCCCCTGGCGGGCTACCTGCTGGGCCAGACCCTGTTGGTCGACGGCGGCATGCTGCTGGCCTGA